The sequence below is a genomic window from Humulus lupulus chromosome 3, drHumLupu1.1, whole genome shotgun sequence.
CAGCTGTACCTCCCATGCTATCAACGAAAAAGGCTAGAGACAAACACTGGTCCAAGTTGGGTAAGAGAAAGAGGAAGAACTGATTGAACTTAACCACCATCCGCCTGCCTTGTACAATTTTGGCACTACTTTCATTTACCATTAAATTAACTATATTTCGTAGGTGCAACCATCAAAATTAAAACTTTATTACTTTAGTATTTGTTTACAAACAATTTACTCTTTCCTGCACATATTTTTCCTTCACAAATCTGGGAGGGATAATGAGCATAAAGCAGAATGTCACAATATTTGAATTGAGGTCATCAACAAAAACTAACAATATAGGTGACCTCCTTTGACTCCTACAATGCCTATAGTTGAAGAAATGGCCCAGATTGGGGTTATGTGATGATAATATGGAACTTCTTGGAAATTATAATGCCAAGGCATTCGTCTCTTTAACTTTTAATAATGGTAATGTTTGCATTTTAATTTTTGAAGTCAAAACAAACCAATTCTTTAGTTAAGGTTATATGAATGAACAATAATGAAATTTAATAAAAAACAGTTATTATTGGTTCCATTCGAAACACAAGAGTTTGTAAGATTTTATACCAGATAATATAACCAAATTGAGGGTTCAATCTCTGACTCAAAATTGATATcttaaaatttcttattttttattttttttttgacatgGTAAACGTGTAGTATGAAGGATTTGTCCTTCAATTGTACTTCACTTTGGTGGCCCCCATAGAAGAATATGAAAATGTTAGATTTGCACCCAAATCCATTGATTTGCCAATGTATCCCACAAAATCAGGTACACCATGAAGAGTAAATATATTCCTGACATTAAGTAAAAACCCTTGTTATTTTGTGTTAGGTCCACCcactactacaatagcctcctaaTGTATTGATATGTGCTACGAATTGGAACAGTACAAGGTAAGGTGGCAAATGAActactcaaaaaaaaaattaatttctaaaaaaaaatctcatcTTCAATAAGTTATGACCTAGCCAAAATCTaatttttgtcttcctaataaaaaatATAGCTCATTATCGTACTCTGACCACTTCAAGACCGGCCTATAGTAGTCATAAAACTCCATGTTGTAGACTAATTTATAATTTACAATAACTTAGTTACAACATCTAACTTAAAGCAAGGAGTTAACAAACAACAATAAGATTACCAAGTATTTCTAATTACCTCAATATTAAAAAAGTAATCGTCCCGAGGTAGATAATATTTGTGGTTATCCCCTTCCATTATCCATGGACACCTCATGGCCGACAAAGTTATTTACTCTTTGCTCTAGGTATTCTTGGTATCGATTTATAGGCTCCTCCATCAGGTGGTGGATCACTTGCAAAAGTTGTTCATATACGATCTTCCACTCCTCATATGAGTACACTGCATCATGGATCAATTCTTGTAGCTTGTTCGTCTTCTCACCAAGCTTTGCCTCCAACTGCAATATCTTCTCTTTGACTGACTTGTTGTGTTCCTCCAATAGGTGCTTGTCCTGGTTGATTGAGAAAATCTCGTGCTCCTTCTCGTGTAATGTCTTCTTTAGATTATTAATGTATCTGATTGGGTCAGGTGGGAGGGTTGTGAGTTTGTACTCACTTGAATGTTCCAAATCCGGGAGATATGCTTCTCCCCATCGTAAGTCGGCTACCACCTTCACATTGCAGGAATTGACAGTAGAGTAAGAATCTATAAGCAATTCCTGcaaccaaaacaaaaaaataatattgaTATTTGGTTctgaaattaaattatttttatcaaGTGAGAAATGTTCAATAAAGGGTCTACTCCAACTACCTGCTCTATATCTTGTAATGATGAATCTGATGACACATCTCAATTATATCCATTATGTGGGCCCTTGTGTACTATTGAACTTCTTCTTATAGCACACGTAACTTGTAAAGGGGGAGAAAGATACAACACATAGAACCATATTAGTTAATTGGCTGGGTGGACCCAACTATGTCTGCCTCCATGTGGTATTATTGAGAATTTAGTTTAATGATGGAAGAGAAGAGATTTAACCaccatttttatatatattgggCCCATAAGGGGAGCCttttatataagaaaaaaaaaacttaacggTGTGCTAATTACTTTAACTGtacatattaaaatttaaatggcAATCAACGTTTGACTCACTCCCATAACAGGTTACGTGTTTCAGAATTTTTTTGTCAAGTAATGTCATACCTTATGGAAGTAAGTAAGACATACGGACAAGTCAATATGTTAAATATTCAAGTAACTGACTTATTACTTGTGTGTTATCATCTAATTTAGATCATATGCAATCTGTAGTGCCTCGTTTACTGATAAATCAAATATCACTACCAAGTATAACTTGTACACACATTACCATATACTAGCATGCACTACATCAACTCCGTAAGCCACAAGTTATATATATACGTGTAGCCCTTGTGTTATGCTCACCTTTTATCTGAATCATATTACCCTCTCCTCTTTTCAATTTTAGTTTTCTATCTACCATGGATcatgtagcacccacattattttgatataatatagccaataatcacatgattgcattgcattacatatcatacaatatgtataatttgagcatatgcatattcttataagtgttttcatgtataagtataaaagttgtgtatgtgatgtctgtatgtatgctcaatattattaaccttgtggcatttgagttgtcttttatgggtgtttgatgtgctcaagatataagaaagtatgaaaaatatggacaaggcatggaattaagtgatgaaagtgagatatagaaggcgaaataggttaagtagtgaaaaatagtacaatgtcgattactagtatttcggtataaaattgagtatttatggatttaccaaatgtaatcgaggtatgattaaggtctcattgatgatgtaaaaatggttttagaaccattagatcaattcttgatgggaggtatacataatcagtggtattgatgcaaagtccaaacgagcttagcataagtgcgctacgctcgatcgggtaagcataactactgggtatgaagtcatatggacctaaggtttggtgtgagtgttttacacataaggataataggcctagcagatgattaagtcgaaattattgaagtgataaggttttcataagtcaaaaggtgaaatgatgagatgaaaggtgtcaaattttgatacaataaggctaaatcattgaaaataaggaattttcatcaaccttatcactttgcacgaccattattctgaaaaacagagagaaaagaaaatcaaaaaccatttcttggctggtttgaagaaattctaaggagatccaagtgaaagcaaagccaaagaagtagattaagcttagttctagcctttttatggtaagttcttgtacttggaagttaaactatgtttttgaatttttctgagagcttatatatggtgttttatcctttttaagatatttcttggggtttccaagtggtttgaggtttagaaaagcttgaagagattgttttcgccgaaaagttgctcggtaagtgaaattttgtgttttatgaggtttttggggttcttggagtacaagatgatttttggttatttgattgagtttataagagagtatatatgtttataaatgtttgaatatatgtggagactcatttaatttgggtgatgatctaggagataagaattttatcaaaatcggtatatgataactttatgatgaatcatgttggtatttgggatatatggttatggcaggttatttgatgttgattattggttgattttgatatttgaggatagctaaaattaaggggaaactctgtcaaaatttctccaaatgtctaagataaatctaatgctcgatctaggtggtttaaggcattttaggcatgttttgggtatgaaatttgatatgatgttttatgggtatttttaaatgagagttcaatgtattactgccatcattatgatgagaaatccatgccattttcaggataagcacatcaatacctaagacaccacttgttacacggtgaactatattttggacaaaaaggtaagtaaagtactcaactgcaacacaagaattatgtgttatgtgaaagtatgcattatatgaatattttgtgagtaagtggtattaacatacattgacacttcatcatagatttgtatgcatggcataatagtgatatggtaaattattatatgatataagaccatgcatgatattatgatgattaattatatgatgcatttgcaagttttgtgcaacataaaagaaagttgtaataagaagtttaagttcagtgccactgttttgaaaaggcaaatgaaagtgttaataagtgtaaacggaggcctatagtaggcttatagtggctgcccaataatttgggctaggttttagtgaaccaataatattgtttgccatgtttccattttatttctcctccatatgagttattgttatatgtattgacaccatagtgtgtggccgccttaactcttgagcccgacggggcaacgatggaataaggtttttaatgtgccctactgtggtgatggctagccggaggagaacccatgggattttgtattatatgtgtaacaagccctgcaggcattgaccaattcaaacagtgtgcacaatattaaggggcccaaaatttaaaaagaagttgtatatgtccattgatattgggtaatcattagcattgcatgcattactttgcttactgagctttaggctcacagttgtcttgtgttacaagtagagaaagaaatgtcctgaccctgatttgtacatatgaacatatcgacctttttgtgggttatttcagttatcagtgagatgtttgtaataaagtgtgaagttaacaaattgggttatttaatacttatgtataatatgtttgagacccactttatgtttaatgtaaataatgtgcaataagttttcaagtttaaaaaaaaaatgtccagacttttgtagtaataaattatgatatagttttaaaacgtaacacctcaaatatggttttaactaaaataagtgagggtgttacagatCATACACCCCGTGGAGATGGTAATGTATTTGGGTGCCCATACTTTGATGAATTACGACTTGAGCAAATGGAATACATCAACTACATATTTTTGGAGAACTTGAGGTTGGCAACCGAGCGGAGTGAGTTGGAGAATATGTACAACGCCACAAACATGCAGTACTCTACACTAAATTCAGAGATACATGGGCTAGAAATGGCTTTAGGGATGATGCAGAAGAAGTCCATGGAAATGGCAAGTGAATGGAGAAAAGACCTCCAAGCCATGGTTGCCACGATCGAGGAGCTCCGTACCGGGTACATGGCAAAGAACACAACTATCGTCCCAAGTCAGAAGCCACCCATGCAGTAGttacatatttataattttatactACGTACATTGTAGTGGTGTGTATGTGTTATATTTGATTTTGGGTCCATGGCTCGAACAACCACACTAGTAGAATGTTCTTTTTGGGTTCGCAACTCCTAGTGTTGCTGGTCTGTTTTAATGAGTTCCGAAGACTCTTTTCCTTGATGTGTAAGACCATTGCAACCCTTGTCCAtggtcaatgtttacttcttccTAATATATGATGTCATGTAACTACTATAAGTATTTAATGTGACTGTTTGTTATGAAGAATCAAGTTTTTTTTTCATGTTTACTTACTCAAAATAGCATCTAACACAATTTATATAAATTACTTAGAATacatttttcaacttatttacTTAAATAAATGCACTCAATACATCAGTCTGTCCAATTCAATGAATTATTAATGCCACATAACAGGTCACAACAAACAATAACCATCTCATTAAATGACGAAGATAAATTGTATATATAGGTGTCACATGCGTGAACTCAATCTCAAAAAACACTAGCTTAACCCATTGCTCTGATTTTGTTGATGCAGTGTGATAGGAAGCCCCATTGTTTTTTATTCTTCAGTTTTACTTGTAAGTTGTTGAAGATAAATTAAGAGGTATATGTCACCAACTTTCATCAAAAAACATTGCTGCATAAAACACTTACTTATGTTGGCTtcgcttttttttttcaaaccttacACTTTCGCTAGCTCTTATACTTTTCCATTTTTTAgttatcatatttttaatttaagcTAACTAAATGTATGATGAAAATGCCATTTTCATTGCGGTTTTTCTAAGTAAACCTATGGTTTGATCTTGAGCATATGCAAAAAATTTAAGGTACGAGGAGGACGTATTAATGACACAAGTGCATTGAACTACTCTCTTAGttttttatacataaaatcacCTCCTCTCTTGTTGCAGGATGTTCTCAAACTCTATTTCCATGATTTACCGTACACCCTCCACTAAGTGTTAAGGCGCCAAATTATAGCCTCAGTTTGTAATAGTGTCGCCGATATCCACATTGAAGATTGCATGGGGCCACATTGAGATACAGGTCAGAGTTTCTCTTACTGTTCCCATACTTTTATTCAATCATGACCTAGGTGACAAATGAGGTGTCCACTTGATAATGTGCGAAACCATTACAAATTTTCATCTGTTTTGCATATAACATCTTTAAAAACAATTCATTAGTAGAGTTAATTTAAGAATCGGCCATTATTAAGGGTTAATCAAATTATTCTCATTCACTGTTTCCTAGATCCATAGGTAGTGTTTTGGCGGGAATTTAGTGAACACACTGGATCTTTCACAATGCTtactatatatatgtgtatatatgtatttataagtTGCTTAAGTGAACCAGTGTAAGAGAAAATATACCCCCACGTACTACTATCTTCATTCCTACCATTACCAAACCATGTCACCCTCTAAGTTATGCGTGAATCTATTCCCTGGTGATGTTAAAGTGAAAACAGAGATTGAATCACCaaccaacgacgtgagaacgtcaaatacgacaaaccttcaagagaaataaaaacgacacaaaCGGTTTTAAacaggaaaagtaaataacacagaagatttttatagtggttcagccccgattgtcggtaatagcctaatccacttagagttgtgatttatagaactatactcaagatcagatggaatgagccaactgagtttcttcagtacagattgcaaaaatacaggaattctctcaaatgccagcactttctctctctagaatactcagacccaattttctctctctagaaagaagaagcagaagaagtccccctttcatcccataagccctctatttataggcttagagtcatacatacggtatcccctagaaccgggatatttcattatatttattacatttaaattacaaagaaacattcaaaattcaaaatgtaacaaacccctcatttgtgggaagaatgagagattcccgcatatcttgttgaagttgtttctgggaatcttgacttagtctccccTAAcatgttgatccacctcctactgaccacccatgcaagtgctggtcgaacatgtgcatggtggttggacatgcacttctctcctctaacatggcactctcctctagcatgccatgtttctcctcggaccaaatccttggggtctcctaggaccaccctcttggggtctcctaggaccaaggtctcttgggctctcctcctcggacctcatccttggggtctcctaggatcactctcttggggtctcctaggaccacatcctccttggggtctcctaggaccacttccttgagttctcctcggacctcatccttggggtctcctaggatcactctcttggggtctcctaggaccacaccctccttagctctcctaggatgcattctccttagctctcctagaatgcatcttttttagcctcctaggatgcattctccttagcctcctcggaccaaggtgcacttggcttggttatgacatctttcaggcagtccaaattcttcgtcagtctactgggtccctttatcacaactctgaggagtcaatgtattaattgactattaatgtgtcttttactaaccatgcactgccacttgtctcCTTTATtaccacgtcattgatctccaatttttgggtataacaccttCCTTGTTAATTCCATACCCACTCCACTTCCATCCACACAAACTACTGAAATCACACCCCACCAAAATCAGTCCTCAGTAAGTCTGGGGGACACAATCTCACCAACTCATGCagggaagaaaacaccaagggcCGGGTTTAGAGGGAAGTGCAAAAACTGCTTCAAAAAGGACTTAAAGATTGAGAAGCTAACAACTTTAAAAAATGTAGTTGCTAAGAAAGGCAACACTTTAAGGATGGATTCAATGGACATTAGTTCTTTCCTTTTTCAGCAGCGCCAAATCATAGACCATGTTGATTCTATGGTGAAACGCCAACAGGCACTAAGTAGTGAGTTATGTGTTGAAGCTAATAATCAGTCACCAAACGACATAGACATCATCTTCTTGGACTAATCTTTTCTACATGTACTGCATTTTGTTATGTGTTAGTACCTTAGTACATTGGACTACTATGAGTCCCATCTTCATGTTGTAGTATGTTTAAGTCCATTTCCCCTTTCTTATTAATGCTTGTAAGCATTTTCACGTAAGCTTAAGTATCTATCACCTCCAGGTACTGAGATTACCATAATCAATGGTTTTCGGTAATGGAAGTACCCATTGAAGGTCTTTTGAAGTCGGTGCCTTAATTATATGGTCGTACTGATCAATGCCCTTAAAATTTTGATGAATGTATATTTCATATTATGCATTTTGTACATGGCTCAACTATGTTATTGAACTATCTTTTTCAAACCCCTTGTTTTTATTTTACGTGACATAACTAAGAATGGGGTCCGCCTATATAGATCAACTAAATGACCACCGAAAATGgtcatttttataaaaattagaagGACCTTTATTTCTATTGTTTTACAATAACTTTACACTAAGGTCAAGTAAAAGATATGTTTGCCTTGTAAACATAAGGACAACTTTCCAATAAAATAAGTACACAGTATATTTACCTCATCCACCATATTAAGTTGAATGTTAATTAATGTACACTTAAATAACTCTTTCTTTGAGGCAGTGAAATGGTAGGTCAAACCCTTGAATTATAATATTGTATATAACATGTCCCATGatgcaattaaataaaataagttatttggccaaaatataCGAAGATGAAAATAAAAATTTCGTCAGTGTATTCATTTACATATTTTtggttttttattaattattaagaaaaaaaaaagtaaccaCCTAATGCAGCTTGATGCTTGTTGTATTTACCACCCCAAAAATTCTAACTGATTACCAtatcaattaattttttgaattacTCAGGTAGACAAATACAAATGTAAGACATGGAGAATAAAATGGTCACAACACTTGTAGAACTTCAAATTTACAATAAGCAGCCACATGATCTGTCAAAAGAAGACATCATAGGCAAACACCTCGAAAGTCTCGATAAATGGgaataattttttttcgaatACTCGAAATGGATGGGGTTTAGTGTTCGCAAGGAAGATGCTCAACGTGACCATGAAAACAACCCATGGCAACGTAATTGGGTTTTCTCAAACCAAGGTTTTCGACGCGACAAGTGGACAAACCTTCTAAACCGTAAGAAAAAACCAAGACCTATCACAAGAATGGGGTGTCTCGCACTTCTACGCGTGAACTTGGACAGGACAAAAAACACTTGGGTGGCGAAAGACTTCAATCCGAAACATAATCATGAATTAGCTTCAAAAAGGGAATTGCACTTCTTGCGATCTAATCGAGCCATACCAGAGTCAATCGGAGCCCAGGTAATGTCGATGCGACGATCAGGTATACACACTTGCCACATATTCAACCACCTAGCACAAGAAAGAGGAGGACGTGAGTATGTACCCTTCTTGAAAAAGGATCTTTACAATTGGATTGGTCGGCAAAGACTAGTTCAACACGAAGAAGAAACTGACGCTGAAGGAGCATTGGGGTACTTGGCATGTATGGGCCGCTCTGATGCTGACTTTTTTGAGACACACATAATTGATGTAGAAAATAGGTTGGCAGACCTATTTTGGGCTGATGGAATTTCCCGTCGTGATTATGCTTGTTTTGGGGACATTATGGCTTTTGACTCCACCTACAAGAAGAACTCATACAATAAGCCCCTGCTTATCTTTGTCGGGTTGAATCACCATTACAGGACAATAGTCTTTGCAGTTGCTTTGCTATATGACGAGACCGAGGAGACATATACTTGGGTTTTAGAGGAATTTCTAGAGTGCATGAAAAACAAACCACCTCCTGTGGTGGTCACCGACGGTGATCATGCTATGGC
It includes:
- the LOC133823864 gene encoding protein FAR1-RELATED SEQUENCE 5-like, whose product is MGFSVRKEDAQRDHENNPWQRNWVFSNQGFRRDKWTNLLNRKKKPRPITRMGCLALLRVNLDRTKNTWVAKDFNPKHNHELASKRELHFLRSNRAIPESIGAQVMSMRRSGIHTCHIFNHLAQERGGREYVPFLKKDLYNWIGRQRLVQHEEETDAEGALGYLACMGRSDADFFETHIIDVENRLADLFWADGISRRDYACFGDIMAFDSTYKKNSYNKPLLIFVGLNHHYRTIVFAVALLYDETEETYTWVLEEFLECMKNKPPPVVVTDGDHAMAKAIQKFSQLLFTGCVLGIFRIM